A genomic stretch from Amycolatopsis sp. 195334CR includes:
- a CDS encoding QsdR family transcriptional regulator produces the protein MTAPEELVRLAARKLARGERLDLGALAAEAGISRATLFRRVGNREDLLGDALWRMSERTLARAVRRWEQTEGPVVRDAGGRLRCLTVMGWYRSDVATASGLHVLLDNEPTTAIRVLTDPHGRVQPRVIAAYRDLLARDVADGGFTPVVDLDSLSFALVRLGESFLYSDVVAAGKPNLEAAAKLLGVLVEGTPVAVR, from the coding sequence GTGACCGCACCCGAGGAGCTCGTCCGCCTGGCCGCGCGCAAGCTGGCGCGCGGGGAACGGCTGGACCTGGGCGCGCTCGCCGCCGAGGCGGGCATCTCCCGGGCCACCCTGTTCCGCCGCGTCGGCAACCGCGAGGACCTGCTCGGCGACGCGCTCTGGCGGATGTCCGAGCGCACCCTGGCCAGGGCGGTCCGCCGGTGGGAGCAGACCGAGGGCCCGGTGGTGCGCGACGCCGGGGGCCGCCTGCGCTGCCTGACCGTGATGGGCTGGTACCGCTCGGACGTGGCCACCGCGAGCGGGCTGCACGTGCTGCTGGACAACGAGCCGACCACGGCGATCCGGGTGCTCACCGACCCGCACGGCCGGGTCCAGCCCAGGGTGATCGCCGCCTACCGGGACCTGCTCGCCCGCGACGTCGCCGACGGCGGGTTCACCCCGGTGGTCGACCTCGACTCGCTCAGCTTCGCGTTGGTGCGTCTGGGCGAATCCTTCCTCTACTCCGACGTGGTCGCGGCCGGGAAACCGAACCTGGAAGCGGCGGCCAAGCTGCTGGGAGTCCTCGTCGAAGGGACACCGGTCGCGGTCCGGTAG